In the Sarcophilus harrisii chromosome 3, mSarHar1.11, whole genome shotgun sequence genome, one interval contains:
- the PAQR9 gene encoding membrane progestin receptor epsilon yields the protein MPLRLQPRGAGTKSAAASASSSSPAAPAPPAPSGRRPPPAAREPPAGPKPLLRWDEVPDDFVECFILSGYRRLPCTAQECVASVLKPTNETLNFWTHFIPLLLFLSKFCRLFFLSGRDDLPFHHPWLLPLWCYASGVLLTFAMSCTAHVFSCLSLRLRAAFFYLDYASISYYGFGSTVAYYYYLLPGLSLLDASVMTPYVQQRLGWHVDCSGLIAAYRALVLPVAFVLAVACTVACCKSRGDWCAYPFALRTFVFVMPLSMACPIMLESWLFDLRAENPTLFVHFYRRYFWLVVAAFFNVSKLPERIQPGLFDIVGHSHQLFHIFTFLSIYDQMHYVEEGLRQFLEAPPAAPTLLGTVGYMVLLVLCLALVIRRFLSVADLCKED from the coding sequence ATGCCGCTGCGGCTCCAGCCCCGGGGCGCGGGGACAAAGAGCGCCGCCGCGTCCGCCTCGTCCTCGTCGCCGGCCGCGCCCGCGCCCCCCGCCCCCTCCGGCCGCCGGCCGCCGCCCGCCGCCCGCGAGCCCCCGGCCGGGCCGAAGCCGCTGCTGCGCTGGGACGAGGTGCCCGACGACTTCGTGGAGTGCTTCATCCTGTCGGGCTACCGGCGGCTGCCCTGCACGGCGCAGGAGTGCGTGGCGTCCGTGCTGAAGCCCACCAACGAGACGCTCAACTTCTGGACGCACTTCATCCCGCTGCTGCTGTTCCTGAGCAAGTTCTGCCGCCTCTTCTTCCTGAGCGGCCGCGACGACCTGCCCTTCCACCACCCGTGGCTGCTGCCGCTCTGGTGCTACGCGTCGGGGGTGCTGCTGACCTTCGCCATGAGCTGCACGGCCCACGTGTTCAGCTGCCTCTCGCTGCGCCTGCGGGCCGCCTTCTTCTACCTGGACTACGCCTCCATCAGCTACTACGGCTTCGGCAGCACGGTGGCCTACTACTACTACCTGCTGCCCGGGCTCAGCCTGCTGGACGCCAGCGTCATGACCCCCTACGTGCAGCAGCGGCTGGGCTGGCACGTGGACTGCTCCGGGCTCATCGCGGCCTACCGCGCGCTGGTGCTGCCCGTGGCCTTCGTGCTGGCCGTGGCCTGCACCGTGGCGTGCTGCAAGAGCCGCGGCGACTGGTGCGCCTACCCGTTCGCGCTGCGCACCTTCGTCTTCGTCATGCCGCTCAGCATGGCCTGCCCCATCATGCTGGAGAGCTGGCTCTTCGACCTGCGCGCCGAGAACCCCACGCTCTTCGTGCACTTCTACCGCCGCTACTTCTGGCTCGTGGTGGCCGCCTTCTTCAACGTGAGCAAGCTGCCCGAGCGCATCCAGCCGGGCCTCTTCGACATCGTGGGCCACAGCCACCAGCTCTTCCACATCTTCACCTTCCTCAGCATCTACGACCAGATGCACTACGTGGAGGAGGGCCTGCGCCAGTTCCTCGAGGCTCCGCCCGCCGCGCCCACCCTCCTGGGCACCGTGGGCTACATGGTCCTGCTGGTGCTCTGCCTGGCCCTGGTCATCCGCAGGTTCCTCAGCGTGGCCGACCTCTGCAAGGAGGACTGA